The following coding sequences lie in one Mesorhizobium sp. NZP2298 genomic window:
- a CDS encoding radical SAM/SPASM domain-containing protein, which produces MILPELRSAIPAGRVLEITTTTGCIVGCSYCPQDKFADRQRKVSDTKHLSLGDFKRCLARVPASVDISFAGYSEPWLNPDCTEMVEHASAKGHGIRIFTTLVGMKGRDLQRLQALRLGVFVVHVFDDGAHMNSRLVGDKYRDLVGQLVDADIPSIRFVVLGEPHPDIADIIPAQALVRARPVSSRGGSVDPKIVEPRQPVVGALICVDERQYRNVLLPNGEVTLCSMDFERRHVLGNLLCDEYDDLFKSPVFCEIVDRMNGAAGFLLCRMCEFADPNDRT; this is translated from the coding sequence ATGATTTTACCGGAACTGCGCTCTGCTATCCCAGCCGGCAGAGTTTTGGAGATAACGACGACCACAGGATGCATCGTGGGATGTTCATATTGTCCGCAGGACAAGTTCGCTGACCGGCAAAGAAAAGTATCTGATACGAAGCATCTTAGTCTTGGAGATTTCAAGCGCTGTCTGGCGCGCGTACCAGCCTCCGTCGACATTAGTTTTGCCGGGTATTCTGAGCCATGGCTCAATCCGGATTGCACCGAAATGGTCGAGCACGCTTCCGCCAAAGGCCACGGCATCAGGATTTTCACGACGCTTGTGGGAATGAAGGGGCGGGATCTACAACGCTTGCAGGCGCTGCGGTTGGGGGTATTCGTGGTTCATGTTTTTGATGATGGCGCCCACATGAATAGCCGCCTTGTCGGAGACAAGTATCGCGATTTGGTTGGTCAACTCGTCGACGCCGACATCCCTTCGATCCGATTCGTGGTTTTGGGTGAGCCCCATCCCGATATCGCCGACATTATCCCTGCCCAAGCCCTAGTTCGCGCGCGACCGGTGAGCAGCAGGGGTGGAAGCGTAGACCCTAAGATTGTAGAACCACGGCAGCCAGTCGTCGGAGCGCTGATATGCGTGGACGAACGGCAGTATCGGAATGTACTCCTTCCAAACGGCGAGGTTACTCTCTGCTCCATGGATTTTGAGCGGCGTCACGTATTGGGCAACCTTCTATGCGACGAATATGACGATCTCTTTAAAAGCCCAGTTTTTTGCGAAATCGTCGATCGCATGAATGGAGCGGCTGGTTTTCTGCTTTGCAGGATGTGTGAATTTGCCGATCCAAACGATAGGACCTGA